Proteins from a genomic interval of Nautilia sp. PV-1:
- a CDS encoding folylpolyglutamate synthase/dihydrofolate synthase family protein, whose product MRIENEKYDIFEFLNLKPLFYKKIDLERMPKTYKLIKNSINIPPVIHIIGTNGKGSTGRFLAHTLLKRGYSVGHYTSPHILEFNERIWINGENIRNEKLEEIHQRLQTLLPKHIINSLSYFEYTTLLAALAFEGLDFVIMEAGLGGEFDATNVFNKKISLVTTIDYDHQSFLGNTIEEIATTKLNSIEKEAIIGKQIHNKLRIENEEWRITDFAKKIKPNSKIYDYLEFFKKNEIKDLKKEFKFAPFLFENYLLAMSFLKKENIHFSIDDIKDLTLPGRMQEIEKSLWIDVGHNPLAAREIVKTLQTKVNLVYNTYSDKDYEEILKILKPKINKLYLIDVENERIEKPENIRKTAQNLGIEIKEFKEIKKPMLVFGSFSVVEEFLRRNFAGKNI is encoded by the coding sequence AACATACCTCCCGTTATACATATAATAGGCACGAACGGCAAAGGCAGCACAGGCAGATTTTTAGCCCATACTCTTCTAAAAAGAGGCTATAGCGTTGGACATTATACATCACCTCATATTTTAGAATTTAACGAAAGAATATGGATTAACGGTGAAAATATCAGAAATGAAAAACTTGAAGAAATTCATCAGCGTCTCCAGACACTGCTGCCGAAACATATTATAAACTCCCTGAGTTATTTTGAATACACCACCCTGCTTGCGGCGCTTGCTTTTGAAGGACTTGATTTTGTAATAATGGAAGCAGGATTAGGAGGAGAATTTGACGCGACAAATGTATTTAACAAAAAAATTTCACTGGTAACTACGATAGATTACGATCACCAGAGTTTTTTGGGAAACACAATTGAAGAAATTGCCACAACAAAATTAAACTCAATCGAAAAAGAAGCAATTATCGGAAAACAGATACATAATAAATTGAGAATTGAGAATGAAGAATGGAGAATTACTGATTTTGCAAAAAAAATCAAACCAAATTCTAAAATATATGATTACTTGGAGTTTTTTAAAAAAAATGAAATAAAAGATTTAAAAAAAGAGTTTAAATTCGCGCCTTTTCTGTTTGAGAATTATCTGCTGGCCATGAGCTTTTTAAAAAAAGAAAATATTCATTTCAGTATTGACGACATCAAAGACCTGACACTTCCCGGAAGAATGCAGGAAATCGAAAAAAGCCTTTGGATAGACGTAGGACACAATCCGTTAGCGGCCAGAGAGATAGTTAAAACACTTCAAACGAAAGTCAATCTCGTTTATAATACTTACAGTGATAAAGATTATGAAGAAATACTTAAAATATTAAAACCGAAAATCAACAAACTTTACCTCATCGATGTTGAAAACGAAAGAATTGAAAAACCTGAAAACATCAGAAAAACAGCACAAAACCTCGGCATTGAAATAAAAGAGTTCAAAGAAATAAAAAAACCTATGCTGGTTTTCGGCAGTTTCAGTGTAGTTGAAGAATTTTTAAGGAGAAACTTTGCAGGCAAAAATATATGA
- a CDS encoding RecQ family ATP-dependent DNA helicase, which produces MDIGEADYKQITNLIKNNYFVYKKDWKFIDYDDMDNYNLPSQKYWLEEDINNIKNTSKRHLVIKCKNFENFGISEKELIQYIKIAMDFKLIFIDIDTINDEKIVATQPGGNLFTINGFQEFILNNESINFICGHNIINYDVPVLLSYSFYYKKVNFTKNFQNALRKKNFIDTLYLSILFSKKSSLSLDKEYKREEKQNNPLKDAKESLQLFVELCETFKTLPKELKHTLFYFLKDNEYYKGFFKYTGLDLVKIDEKVVFEIINNYFENIDKEYILRNSFEIAIILMSKYLKKPVPPFAYKNIENLYKVEKKLVLKKIKSLKNYVQNLLECNEFEFRKFKPLEKNIFENREISQEDIINTALNNKNILAILPTGGGKSLCYQIPAIFEAENFQRLTLVISPLRSLMRDQIEGFNKKYNTSVKAGALSGFLSPSERKKLIEDVENGIVNLLYIAPESLRFKTIRGILKKRDLSRVVIDEAHCISMWGHDFRPDYRYIADFLKEIYNEEIPPISLFSATASKEVIKDIKDYFYDKLNIRFEEFIADNKRNNLIYKVIKINAENKKDIFEEKYKELLKLVKPKQIIYIPNSIKDCDEVAQRLNIESGLRVESFHSKKENREEILQNFLDNHIDIIVSTTAFGMGVDKPDIESVIHFTPSQNIEDYMQESGRAGRDKKLVPQAECISLYYEGDFDKYLHRLKSSIITREEIQAVYQAIKDYKKDKIYITPVELALKSKLNIDIDSEEYKQRLNDIITELTEEGLIERESNNYNIYATAIEITDIVKVRKLLDVGSKEINLAFEIYNLIKKKSRKTLDIAEAAFLLGRNEKEIIEAVKELKDKEIISEEVDIHFKINKPVQWLYFALERFLIENITNGEEILKLREIAENFKQSEDKRFQKYNKQNNKKIIEILERILNNWKEYTEIKRLDKKLSLWKLKTQNIDKFKEKINNRLNYSYRIYKKILENKTTVKFSDIKKEFPNLKEKEINDYLVFLHYAKAITLIDGVFIYYPQYILKVKKHINQYTNEMYEKRKKPYYENKRKKIHIMNEFLIRQTNSNTSEFLKNYFLMPIDDFIKKHIKFVKQYIGYFITKTKHKQIFESLTDEQKEIVNSKKRQMLVLAGPGSGKTKTLVNKIANLILNNEKVNPELFLMLTYTRTAMIEFKDRLYDLIGNDVYKLDIHTFHSYLYYILGENSKNISTQKDNNYIFDKFLCLEPEIKKEIIPVKSVLYLDEYQDITPKTFEIVKEIIKYSGIREIVAVGDDDQMIMDFTGSSVKFFDDFWELLDTKEKVSFSLSKNFRSTENIVEYSNEFIKKIKSRKKRTDIVPVKKEKGIIEIIKFFSPNLYEPVVAKIMDIGIEREIAILTHSNDTALTLKSLLNKYNIKSKLILDKQKFKWSDLFEIKEFDNAIIENLQEEKILTEEILNKALARISHLSFSRNFHYVYELISYVKNKESFTYEAWKALIDDLDDEFFKSSTSRITISTIHKAKGKEFENVIIMDENNKYNENLDENLIRKYYVAVTRAKKSLFIYTNHNYFYNKFIENNKHIYKTDNNSYLKPEEIILELGLGDIHLGESFDCQEELKKVYLSNSPLFLKGNKIFSHNFITQLSESKPDKGINKIKIKLNQGYKIKNINLVNLVYYFTENYNTHEKKEILQGVFNIILIKVD; this is translated from the coding sequence TTGGATATTGGAGAGGCCGATTATAAACAAATAACAAACTTAATCAAAAACAATTACTTTGTTTATAAAAAAGACTGGAAATTTATAGATTACGATGATATGGATAATTACAACCTGCCCTCTCAAAAATACTGGCTTGAAGAAGACATAAATAATATCAAAAACACTTCAAAAAGACATCTTGTTATTAAATGCAAAAATTTTGAAAATTTTGGAATAAGTGAAAAAGAATTAATTCAGTATATTAAAATAGCAATGGATTTTAAATTGATTTTTATAGATATTGACACAATAAACGATGAAAAAATAGTGGCAACTCAACCAGGCGGTAATTTATTTACAATAAACGGATTTCAGGAATTTATTTTAAATAATGAAAGTATTAATTTTATATGCGGACATAATATTATAAATTATGATGTCCCTGTTTTGTTGAGTTATTCTTTTTATTATAAAAAAGTAAATTTTACAAAAAATTTTCAGAACGCATTAAGGAAGAAAAATTTCATTGACACATTGTATTTATCAATTTTGTTTAGTAAAAAATCGTCTCTTTCGCTGGATAAGGAATATAAACGCGAAGAAAAACAAAACAACCCTTTAAAAGACGCAAAAGAATCACTTCAATTGTTTGTAGAATTATGCGAAACCTTTAAAACATTACCCAAAGAATTGAAGCACACTCTTTTTTATTTTCTCAAAGATAATGAATATTATAAAGGATTTTTCAAGTATACCGGATTGGATTTGGTAAAAATTGATGAAAAAGTGGTTTTTGAGATAATCAATAATTATTTTGAAAATATAGACAAAGAGTATATATTAAGAAATTCATTTGAAATTGCAATTATTTTAATGTCAAAATACCTAAAAAAGCCTGTGCCGCCTTTTGCATACAAAAATATTGAAAATTTATATAAAGTTGAAAAAAAATTGGTATTAAAAAAAATAAAATCTTTAAAAAACTATGTCCAGAATCTACTTGAGTGTAATGAATTTGAATTTAGAAAATTCAAACCTCTTGAAAAAAACATTTTTGAAAACAGGGAAATTTCCCAGGAAGATATTATAAACACGGCATTAAACAATAAAAATATTCTCGCAATTTTACCCACAGGAGGAGGAAAAAGCCTTTGTTATCAGATACCGGCTATATTTGAAGCCGAAAATTTTCAAAGACTTACACTTGTCATCTCTCCACTACGGTCATTAATGAGAGACCAGATAGAAGGATTTAATAAAAAATACAATACATCCGTAAAAGCCGGAGCATTAAGCGGATTTTTATCTCCAAGTGAAAGAAAAAAGCTTATCGAGGATGTGGAAAATGGTATTGTGAATTTGTTGTATATTGCGCCCGAATCCTTGCGTTTTAAGACAATAAGAGGTATTTTAAAAAAAAGAGATTTATCAAGGGTTGTAATAGACGAAGCACATTGTATATCAATGTGGGGACACGATTTCAGACCTGATTACAGATATATAGCCGATTTTTTAAAAGAAATATATAATGAAGAAATACCACCTATTTCATTATTTAGTGCAACCGCTTCAAAGGAAGTTATTAAAGATATTAAAGATTATTTTTATGATAAATTAAATATCAGATTTGAAGAATTTATAGCCGATAACAAAAGAAATAATTTAATTTATAAAGTTATAAAAATCAATGCTGAAAATAAAAAAGATATTTTTGAGGAAAAATATAAAGAACTTTTAAAGTTGGTGAAACCTAAACAAATTATTTATATTCCAAACAGTATTAAGGATTGCGATGAAGTAGCACAAAGATTAAATATTGAAAGCGGTTTAAGAGTTGAGAGTTTCCATTCAAAAAAAGAAAACAGAGAAGAAATTTTGCAAAATTTTCTTGACAATCATATAGATATTATAGTTTCAACCACGGCTTTTGGTATGGGAGTTGATAAGCCTGATATTGAAAGTGTAATTCATTTTACCCCGTCACAAAACATAGAAGATTATATGCAGGAATCCGGAAGAGCCGGAAGGGATAAAAAACTTGTACCTCAAGCCGAATGTATCAGTTTGTATTATGAGGGAGACTTCGACAAATATTTGCATAGATTAAAAAGCTCAATTATTACAAGAGAAGAAATTCAAGCTGTTTATCAGGCTATAAAAGACTATAAAAAAGACAAAATATACATAACTCCCGTAGAACTTGCCTTAAAATCAAAATTAAATATAGATATAGATTCCGAAGAATATAAACAAAGACTTAACGACATTATTACAGAACTGACAGAAGAAGGTTTAATTGAAAGAGAAAGCAACAACTACAATATTTATGCAACAGCGATAGAAATAACCGATATTGTAAAGGTAAGAAAATTACTGGATGTTGGTAGCAAAGAAATCAATCTTGCTTTTGAAATTTATAACCTAATAAAGAAAAAATCAAGAAAAACGCTTGACATAGCCGAAGCCGCATTTTTATTAGGCAGAAACGAAAAAGAAATTATTGAAGCCGTAAAAGAGTTAAAAGATAAAGAGATAATAAGTGAAGAAGTGGATATCCATTTTAAAATTAACAAACCGGTTCAGTGGCTCTATTTTGCTTTGGAGAGATTTTTAATAGAAAATATAACAAACGGTGAAGAAATTTTAAAACTGCGCGAAATTGCTGAAAATTTTAAACAAAGCGAAGACAAAAGATTTCAAAAATACAATAAACAAAACAATAAGAAAATCATAGAAATATTAGAGAGAATTTTAAACAACTGGAAAGAATATACCGAAATTAAAAGACTTGATAAGAAACTTAGTTTATGGAAATTAAAAACACAAAATATTGATAAATTTAAAGAAAAAATCAATAACAGACTTAATTATTCGTATAGAATTTACAAAAAAATATTAGAAAACAAAACAACCGTCAAATTTTCTGACATAAAAAAAGAATTTCCGAATTTGAAAGAAAAAGAAATTAATGATTATCTTGTTTTTTTGCATTATGCAAAAGCTATAACACTAATAGACGGTGTTTTTATTTATTATCCTCAATATATTTTAAAAGTAAAAAAACACATAAACCAATACACAAATGAAATGTATGAAAAAAGAAAAAAACCGTATTATGAAAACAAAAGAAAAAAAATACATATCATGAACGAATTTTTAATAAGACAGACAAATTCAAACACTTCCGAATTTCTAAAAAATTATTTTTTAATGCCTATAGATGATTTTATTAAAAAACACATTAAATTTGTAAAACAATATATTGGATATTTCATTACCAAAACAAAGCATAAACAGATTTTTGAAAGTTTAACCGATGAACAAAAAGAAATTGTAAACAGCAAAAAAAGGCAAATGCTTGTATTGGCAGGTCCTGGAAGCGGAAAGACAAAAACGCTTGTAAATAAAATTGCTAATCTTATTTTAAATAACGAAAAAGTAAATCCGGAACTGTTTTTAATGCTGACTTATACCAGAACCGCAATGATTGAGTTTAAAGACAGGCTATATGATTTGATAGGAAATGATGTATATAAACTGGATATTCATACGTTTCATTCTTATTTATATTATATTCTCGGAGAAAACAGTAAAAATATAAGTACTCAAAAAGACAATAATTATATATTTGATAAATTTTTGTGCTTGGAACCTGAGATAAAAAAAGAAATAATTCCTGTAAAATCGGTGTTGTATTTAGACGAATACCAGGATATTACCCCTAAAACGTTTGAAATTGTTAAAGAGATAATTAAATATTCGGGAATAAGAGAAATAGTTGCTGTTGGTGACGACGACCAGATGATAATGGATTTTACAGGTTCATCAGTTAAGTTTTTTGATGATTTTTGGGAGCTTTTGGATACAAAAGAAAAGGTGAGTTTCAGTTTAAGTAAAAATTTCAGAAGTACAGAGAATATAGTCGAATATTCCAATGAATTTATAAAAAAGATAAAATCCAGAAAAAAAAGAACGGATATAGTGCCTGTAAAAAAAGAAAAAGGAATTATAGAGATAATCAAATTTTTTTCACCAAATCTCTATGAACCGGTAGTTGCAAAAATAATGGACATAGGAATTGAACGGGAAATTGCAATATTAACACACAGCAACGACACTGCCTTGACACTAAAGTCTCTTTTAAACAAATACAACATTAAATCTAAACTTATACTTGATAAACAAAAATTCAAGTGGAGCGATTTGTTTGAAATTAAGGAATTTGACAATGCAATAATAGAAAATCTTCAAGAAGAGAAAATACTTACAGAAGAAATATTAAACAAAGCATTAGCGAGAATTTCACACCTTTCCTTTTCAAGAAATTTCCATTATGTTTATGAACTGATTTCATATGTAAAAAATAAAGAAAGTTTTACTTATGAGGCTTGGAAAGCTCTTATTGATGATTTGGACGATGAATTTTTTAAATCCTCTACTTCAAGAATCACAATCAGCACCATCCATAAAGCAAAAGGCAAAGAGTTTGAAAATGTAATAATTATGGATGAAAACAACAAATATAATGAAAATTTAGATGAAAATTTAATAAGAAAATATTACGTGGCAGTAACAAGGGCAAAAAAAAGTTTGTTTATTTATACAAATCATAATTATTTTTATAATAAATTTATTGAAAATAATAAACATATATATAAAACTGACAATAATTCCTATTTGAAACCTGAAGAAATAATTTTAGAATTAGGTTTAGGTGATATACATTTGGGGGAATCATTTGATTGTCAAGAAGAATTAAAAAAAGTTTATTTGTCCAATTCCCCTTTGTTTTTGAAAGGAAATAAAATTTTTTCGCACAATTTTATCACACAATTATCAGAATCTAAACCAGATAAAGGAATAAATAAAATAAAAATAAAATTAAATCAAGGATATAAAATAAAAAATATAAATCTGGTTAATTTAGTATATTATTTTACAGAAAATTATAATACTCATGAAAAAAAAGAGATTCTTCAAGGGGTTTTCAATATTATTTTGATTAAAGTAGATTAG
- a CDS encoding MarC family protein — MISKIFIDTLILITVFNPLEAAIVLLSIRNPYDNDTKIAFISSLTVFVLSFIILFVSSFLFTHIHSDILPGNETLYINVVKIIGGILLFFVGWIMINGKRASNMVLNKKEKKFAKEKEEIAIIPMAVPVILGPGVFTVLLVLGDRAKNTISKEELFISLVLSMLVMYLTLKYAEKIIKFLGLHGIKIISLLTGLFIMFISIIFFINGLKGILSFM; from the coding sequence ATGATTTCAAAAATATTTATCGATACGCTGATATTAATTACGGTATTTAATCCTTTAGAAGCGGCTATTGTTCTACTGTCTATAAGAAATCCATATGATAATGATACAAAAATAGCTTTTATTTCTTCGCTAACTGTATTTGTTTTATCTTTTATAATACTTTTTGTTTCTTCTTTCTTATTTACTCATATTCATTCCGACATACTGCCCGGCAATGAAACCCTTTATATAAACGTTGTCAAAATAATAGGTGGGATACTGCTTTTTTTTGTGGGATGGATTATGATAAACGGAAAAAGAGCAAGCAATATGGTACTTAATAAAAAAGAAAAAAAATTCGCAAAAGAAAAAGAAGAAATTGCAATAATACCAATGGCTGTACCAGTTATATTAGGACCTGGAGTGTTTACCGTGCTGCTTGTACTTGGAGACAGGGCAAAAAACACGATTTCTAAAGAAGAACTTTTTATCTCACTGGTGCTGTCAATGCTTGTAATGTATCTGACGTTAAAATATGCCGAAAAAATTATTAAATTTCTAGGTCTTCACGGTATTAAAATAATATCTTTGCTTACGGGTCTGTTTATTATGTTTATTTCTATAATTTTCTTTATAAACGGGTTAAAAGGAATTTTAAGCTTTATGTAA
- a CDS encoding DEAD/DEAH box helicase encodes MQAKIYEHLLNQKTDIVTSSQKEALLGGEVYKYLNIPYVVFPDFRAVLGDDLRSFRTEIFELNNALYKFYNENSYFISPYTTVLKKLPVKKYYKDIVLEFGDDINLNELKEKLVLWGYEHVDIVSEKGEVSFRGDIFDIWPINLDKPVRVSLFDTEIESIRIFEETDQKSIEEIESFKIIPAIAALDKNEYNEILDKINKSEFSAFYKDFYSLGFWYLQRDFLDGFSILYDISQEIQEYKEFHKEFNTYIEKAPLIPNGKCKDITVKNIKEYLSLHKNQKIEILAKNEVLLKEADIYEDIKLKAPLVKWIKSSAHVNISCPEKTVISLNPPEFEKRKKTSLVLDELKKGDFVVHESHGIGKFNGLKKVEILGKVSEYAEILYANDDKLLLPVENLNLIEKYIAPGGVIPALDKLGKGTFAKKREKIKEKIFAMAADIIKLQAQRELIKPAPLNFEGVKEFIDKAPFIHTPDQKETINAILEDFKTKVMDRLLSGDVGFGKTEVAMVASFVVAKSGYQVAVIAPTTILVNQHFESFKERFKDYPDIKIAKLDRFTSSKEKKEITEGVKNGEIKILISTHAGLNLKYKNLGLVIIDEEHKFGVKQKEKLKELAKDVHTLYMSATPIPRTLNMALSQVKSISTLETAPKGKKSTKTFVKEWNENLIKEVILRELRRGGQIFYIYNNIAYIEQKKKELQNILPDLRILVLHAKLTPSQIEKGLVDFIAGKYDLALTTTIVESGIHIPNVNTVIVENADKFGIADLHQIRGRVGRGKHEGYAYFLVKNKDELSEDAKKRLLALEENSFLGSGQVLAMRDLEIRGGGNILGAQQSGQIKGVGYSMYVKMLEDTLKELSGNKIQENETEVKLNINAYISDEVVKEDRLRLDLYKRFSNAKTIKEIYELEKEMIDRFSKLDKPTRNFIEKMKVKVLAQDKGIKSISNYGENITIIYSDDKKEFIKAPAKDDDIILETIITKLKDI; translated from the coding sequence TTGCAGGCAAAAATATATGAACATCTTCTAAATCAAAAGACGGATATAGTAACCTCTTCTCAAAAAGAGGCTCTGCTTGGTGGAGAAGTTTATAAATATTTAAATATCCCCTACGTTGTCTTTCCGGATTTCAGAGCGGTTTTAGGAGATGATTTAAGAAGTTTCAGAACGGAAATTTTTGAGCTTAACAACGCTTTATATAAATTTTATAATGAAAACTCATATTTTATTTCGCCATATACCACCGTATTAAAAAAGCTGCCGGTAAAAAAATATTATAAAGACATTGTCTTGGAATTCGGTGACGACATTAATCTAAATGAACTGAAAGAAAAACTGGTTCTTTGGGGATACGAACATGTGGATATAGTAAGTGAAAAAGGAGAAGTAAGCTTCAGGGGAGACATATTTGACATATGGCCGATAAACCTGGATAAACCCGTAAGGGTTTCCCTTTTTGATACTGAAATAGAGAGTATAAGAATTTTCGAAGAAACGGACCAGAAAAGCATTGAAGAAATTGAAAGTTTCAAAATAATACCGGCCATAGCGGCACTGGACAAAAATGAATACAATGAAATACTGGATAAAATCAACAAAAGCGAATTTTCCGCATTTTACAAGGATTTTTATTCATTAGGCTTTTGGTACCTGCAAAGGGATTTTCTTGACGGTTTTTCGATACTTTACGATATAAGCCAGGAAATTCAGGAATATAAAGAGTTTCATAAAGAATTTAATACATATATTGAAAAAGCTCCTTTAATCCCTAACGGGAAATGTAAAGATATTACTGTAAAAAACATTAAAGAATATCTCTCATTACACAAAAACCAAAAAATAGAAATACTGGCTAAAAACGAAGTGTTATTAAAAGAAGCTGATATTTATGAAGACATAAAACTGAAAGCCCCTTTGGTCAAATGGATAAAAAGTTCCGCTCACGTAAATATTTCATGCCCCGAAAAAACAGTAATTTCATTAAATCCGCCTGAATTTGAAAAAAGAAAAAAAACCTCCCTGGTTCTTGACGAACTGAAAAAAGGTGATTTCGTTGTTCATGAATCACACGGCATCGGAAAATTTAACGGACTGAAAAAAGTTGAAATATTAGGAAAAGTAAGCGAATATGCGGAAATATTATACGCAAACGACGACAAACTGCTTTTACCTGTAGAAAATCTAAATTTAATAGAAAAATATATTGCCCCCGGAGGTGTAATTCCGGCTCTCGATAAACTCGGAAAAGGCACATTCGCTAAAAAAAGAGAAAAAATTAAAGAAAAAATTTTCGCAATGGCTGCCGATATTATCAAACTCCAGGCACAAAGGGAACTTATAAAACCGGCTCCTTTAAATTTTGAAGGCGTAAAAGAATTTATCGATAAAGCGCCTTTTATTCATACACCGGACCAAAAAGAGACAATAAACGCTATTTTAGAAGATTTTAAAACAAAAGTAATGGACAGACTGTTAAGCGGAGACGTCGGATTCGGAAAAACGGAAGTGGCGATGGTTGCAAGTTTTGTAGTGGCAAAATCCGGCTATCAGGTGGCCGTTATAGCACCTACTACAATTTTGGTCAACCAGCATTTCGAAAGTTTTAAAGAAAGATTTAAAGATTATCCCGACATAAAAATAGCCAAACTGGACAGGTTTACATCTTCTAAAGAAAAAAAAGAAATAACCGAAGGCGTAAAAAACGGAGAAATAAAAATTTTAATCTCAACTCATGCGGGTTTAAATCTTAAATATAAAAATTTAGGTCTGGTTATAATAGACGAAGAACATAAATTCGGCGTAAAACAGAAAGAAAAATTAAAAGAACTGGCAAAAGACGTTCATACACTTTACATGTCTGCCACTCCGATACCGAGAACCCTGAACATGGCGCTTTCTCAGGTTAAATCTATTTCCACCCTGGAAACGGCTCCAAAAGGGAAAAAATCTACAAAAACATTTGTAAAAGAATGGAATGAAAATCTCATTAAAGAAGTTATTTTAAGAGAACTAAGGCGCGGAGGACAGATATTTTATATTTACAACAACATAGCTTACATAGAACAAAAGAAAAAAGAGCTTCAAAATATTCTTCCGGATCTTAGAATACTTGTTTTACATGCCAAACTCACTCCTTCACAAATCGAAAAAGGCCTTGTGGATTTTATAGCGGGCAAATACGACCTGGCGCTTACAACCACCATAGTCGAAAGCGGAATACATATACCTAATGTAAACACCGTAATAGTGGAAAACGCCGACAAATTCGGAATAGCTGATCTTCATCAGATAAGAGGCAGAGTGGGAAGAGGAAAACACGAAGGTTATGCATACTTTTTAGTTAAAAATAAAGACGAATTAAGTGAAGACGCAAAAAAAAGGCTTTTGGCGCTTGAAGAAAATTCATTCCTCGGAAGCGGACAGGTGCTTGCCATGAGAGATCTGGAAATCAGAGGCGGCGGCAACATATTGGGTGCACAGCAGTCAGGACAGATAAAAGGCGTAGGTTATTCCATGTATGTAAAAATGCTTGAAGACACTTTAAAAGAGCTAAGCGGCAATAAAATTCAGGAAAACGAAACAGAAGTAAAACTTAACATTAACGCATACATATCAGACGAAGTAGTTAAAGAAGACAGATTAAGACTTGATTTATACAAACGTTTTTCAAATGCAAAAACAATTAAAGAAATATACGAACTCGAAAAAGAAATGATAGACAGGTTTTCAAAACTGGACAAGCCGACACGCAATTTTATTGAAAAAATGAAAGTCAAAGTGCTGGCTCAGGACAAAGGAATAAAATCTATATCCAATTACGGTGAAAACATAACTATTATCTATTCTGACGACAAAAAAGAATTTATAAAAGCGCCTGCAAAAGACGACGATATAATTTTAGAAACTATTATTACGAAACTTAAAGATATTTGA